A single window of Zea mays cultivar B73 chromosome 10, Zm-B73-REFERENCE-NAM-5.0, whole genome shotgun sequence DNA harbors:
- the LOC103641952 gene encoding protein DETOXIFICATION 49, which produces MTSCAGDATVACRDDARRLGDAACVIVYPLLDKAAEVHIPVAGDEAPAVPVPVLTSKSPGRLATAVREALSVSLGVAFPTTPLVSSSEARGEARSILGLALPMILTGLLLYLRSMISMLFLGRLGGLALAGGSLAIGFANITGYSVLSGLAMGMEPICGQAFGAGNFPLLGVTTQRTVLLLVAAAVPIGGLWMHMRPLLLLCGQDTGIASVAETYILASLPDLVLQAFIHPVRIYLRAQSINLPLTVCAALAIAIHLPVNYVLVTVLGLGIRGVAFASVLANLNLLLFLLAYILFRGVHRRTGGFVLSRESFRGWGELVSLALPSCVSVCLEWWWYEIMILLCGLLLNPQATVASMGILIQTTSLIYIFPSSLSFGVSTRVSNELGANRPEEASRAAAVGLVLGFASGGLASAFAFLVRNVWASMFTADPAIVALTASVLPILGLCELGNCPQTTGCGVLRGSARPKDAASINLRSFYLVGTPVALVLAFWLHYDFKGLWFGLLAAQATCMVRMLLVIGRTDWACEAKRSRELTGAGGAVAKDSDVKAGGDEKSRLLFYTDMEQANAHSADQC; this is translated from the coding sequence ATGACGTCGTGCGCGGGAGACGCCACGGTGGCGTGCCGGGACGATGCGCGACGGCTCGGGGACGCGGCCTGCGTCATCGTCTACCCATTGCTCGACAAGGCTGCGGAGGTCCACATCCCGGTGGCTGGAGACGAGGCGCCGGCCGTGCCCGTGCCCGTGCTCACGAGCAAGTCGCCCGGGCGGCTCGCCACCGCGGTGAGGGAGGCTCTGTCCGTATCCCTGGGCGTGGCGTTCCCGACGACGCCGTTGGTGTCGTCCAGCGAGGCGCGTGGAGAGGCGCGGTCGATTCTGGGCCTCGCGCTCCCGATGATCCTGACGGGCCTCCTGCTGTACCTCCGCTCCATGATCTCGATGCTCTTCCTCGGTCGCCTCGGCGGGCTGGCCCTCGCTGGCGGGTCGCTCGCCATCGGCTTTGCCAACATCACGGGGTACTCCGTGCTCTCCGGCCTCGCCATGGGCATGGAGCCCATATGCGGCCAGGCATTCGGCGCGGGCAACTTCCCGCTCCTCGGAGTCACCACGCAGAGGACGGTGCTGCTGCTCGTCGCGGCGGCCGTTCCCATCGGTGGCCTGTGGATGCACATGCGGCCTCTCCTCCTCCTGTGCGGCCAGGACACGGGCATCGCGTCGGTCGCCGAGACCTACATTCTGGCCTCGCTCCCGGACCTCGTCCTCCAGGCGTTCATCCACCCCGTGCGGATATACCTCCGGGCGCAGTCCATCAACCTGCCGCTCACGGTCTGCGCCGCGCTAGCCATTGCCATACACCTCCCCGTCAACTACGTCCTCGTCACCGTCCTCGGCCTCGGCATCAGGGGGGTGGCGTTCGCCTCCGTGCTTGCGAACCTGAacctcctcctcttcctcctcgCCTACATCCTCTTCAGGGGCGTCCACAGGCGCACCGGCGGCTTCGTGCTCTCCCGCGAGAGCTTCCGGGGCTGGGGCGAGCTCGTCAGCCTCGCGCTGCCGAGCTGCGTGAGCGTCTGCCTCGAGTGGTGGTGGTACGAGATCATGATCCTGCTGTGCGGCCTGCTGCTGAACCCGCAGGCCACGGTGGCGTCCATGGGCATCCTGATCCAGACCACGTCGCTCATCTACATCTTCCCCTCCTCCCTCAGCTTCGGCGTGTCCACCCGCGTCAGCAACGAGCTGGGAGCGAACCGGCCCGAGGAGGCGAGCCGCGCCGCCGCGGTGGGGCTCGTGCTCGGCTTCGCCTCCGGCGGCCTGGCCTCCGCGTTCGCGTTCCTGGTGCGGAACGTGTGGGCGAGCATGTTCACGGCCGACCCGGCGATCGTCGCGCTCACCGCGTCGGTGCTGCCCATCCTAGGCCTGTGCGAGCTCGGCAACTGCCCGCAGACGACGGGCTGCGGCGTGCTGCGCGGCAGCGCCAGGCCCAAGGACGCCGCCAGCATCAACCTCCGCTCCTTCTACCTCGTGGGGACGCCGGTGGCGCTCGTCCTGGCCTTCTGGCTCCACTACGACTTCAAGGGCCTCTGGTTCGGGCTCCTGGCGGCGCAAGCCACCTGCATGGTGCGCATGCTGCTGGTCATCGGCCGCACGGACTGGGCGTGCGAGGCCAAGCGCTCGAGGGAGCTCACCGGAGCCGGCGGCGCCGTGGCCAAGGACAGCGACGTCAAGGCTGGCGGAGACGAGAAGTCGCGCTTGCTGTTCTACACGGACATGGAACAAGCGAATGCTCACTCTGCTGATCAGTGTTGA